A region of the Peredibacter starrii genome:
ATTCAGTGCCTTTTCGAAGGCGATCGAAGTGATATTCCCAATCTTGTAATACCCCATCGAACATTCGCACAGTGGTAAAAACTGATTCTCCATACATAAATGCTCTATTATGAGTTTCTGACACTTTTACCTCTTAAAACTTGGCCAACGTTCGAATACTCATGATAGCTTTGATGAGGAGTTTCAAACTAGTCATTTTTATGATGCGACTAACCATCATTGGCTTTGGAAATCAGGCTCGTGCCTGGTCACAAAACCTCAAAGATTCAGGATTCCCAGTCAGAGTGGCGCTGAAGCCAGAGAGCCCTTCCATTGAGATTGCAACTAAACTTGGTTTCGACGTTGTTGAAATTGGTAGTTCCGATTTTTATTCTGGTGAGGCCTTTGCACTTCTCACTCCGGATCTGACTCACCAGGAACTCATGACTGCTCACGGTGACAAATTTCACAAAGGCAGCGTGATTCTTTACGCTCATGGGTTCTCACTGTTAAAGCATAATTTCCATACTCGCTTCCCTCATCTGCAACACGTGCTTTATGCGCCTAAATCAATTGGCTCAGAACTTCGTCGTCAGTATGAACTTAAAGGAAAACTAGGTGCAGTTTACTCACTCGAGTTTTACCAGGGGGAAACTCTCGCCATTGAAAAATGGTTAATGAACCTGGCCAAGGCCATGGGAATTAACATGGGCCCCTATATGACAAGTTTTGAGCGTGAGACCCAAGCGGATCTCTATTCAGAACAAGGGCTTCTTTGTTCGCTTGTTCCCTACGCTGCTGGTGAAATGTTTCGCCACTTAGTGGAAGCAGGAATTGAACCAGAACTTGCTTACTTTGAATGTTGGCACGAACTGAAACTTATTGTGAACGCCATGGTTGATAAAGGACCGGAAGGTTTCTTTGATCTTATCAGTCCTAATGCCCTGATCGGTGCAGAGAAAGGATATCACAAACTATTTACCCCAGAATTTCATTCAAACCTTCGATCTCTTTTTACTGAGATCCAGAACGGTAAATTTGATCAAGAGCTAGATGCTGCCAATGTTGAAGAGACGAGAAAAATCATTCGCGAACGTTGGGCAAAATCTCCTCTCATGAAAACTTTTCATAAAATTCATCAGGACTCTCCATGAAAAAATTAAATCTTCGTGACATCAAAAAGGCCAAAGGACAAAAACTTCAGGTCCTGACTTGTTACGATTTTCAAATGGCCCAACTTTTTAACGAAACTGATCTGGACATGATCCTGGTTGGCGACTCAGTTGGAAATGTGGTGCTGGGATATGAAACAACAGTTGAAGTGACACTGACTGAGATGGAAATTTTCGGCAAGGCAGTCCGAAGAGGTGCTCCTGATAAATTTCTTATCGTCGACCTTCCATTTGGAAGTTATTCAACGGTCACTCAAGGTGTACATTCCGCCACGAAACTTTTTCAGGCGACTCGTTGTGAGGCCATCAAACTTGAAGGTGCTTTTCCCTATCAATTGAAACTGATTGAACGTCTGACTCAAACTGGTATTCCAGTTATGGGCCATATTGGTCTTACTCCGCAATCGGTTCATCAACTGGGTGGATATTTCACGCATGGTAAAACTGAAGACGATGGTGAACGTCTCTTGCGAGAGGCCCGTGCCCTTCAAGCGGCAGGTTGTTTTTCTATCGTGCTTGAAATGGTGGAAGAAGGTGTCGCGACTCGTATTACTGAAGAACTTAAAATCCCGACTATCGGGATTGGTGCCGGAAGAAAAACTGATGGCCAGGTTCTTGTGATCAACGATCTTTTAAAAATGGGAGCAAGAACTCCACCTAAGTTCTGCCCACCAATCGCAGATCACTATCAAGAAAGAAAAAATCTTATTACTCAATATCTCATCGACCAGAGAAAATAATGCAAGGACTGATTACACTCGATTTCGGCAACTCTAACCCTCACGCAGGACTCTTCCAGAAAGTAGACGGTAAATGGGACCTCATCAAAGTGGTTCCTTTCAACGAACTTCAAATCTACACCAACCAATTAGGCATGAGTGCTAACAACTCTAGTGTGGTGTTGTGTGAAGTGAAGTCCCGTGAAGAAGAGCTCGCTCCCCTAGCGGAACAAGGCTATCTCATCACTCGAGTGAAAGAATATTGGCGTGGAACTCGCTTTGCGGGCATGCCGGTGAATTATGCCAAGACTCTCGGTGAAGACCGATTAATTGAGGCCTTCTATTGTTATAAAAAAGAAAAGATTCCAACTCTCCTTATCGATGCCGGAACTTTCGTCACGATGGATGTGATAACTGAAAACGGTTTCATGGGTGGTTATATCATTCCAGGAACTGAGGCCTACTTCTCGACCTATGGAAAAGGCGAACAACTTAAAGACGTTCCCCTGACTTTGAATTTTAAACACCAACTTCCCCAGGAAACCGCTGACGCCATTACTGAGAGTTATTCCGCCTTTGCCGCGCTGGCCAAAAGCCTCATTTCAGAGCATAAAATCCAAAAAATCGTCCTTACGGGCGGTTTAACGACCCTTTGGGAAGGATTTTTTACGACTGAGAAAACCGGCCTAGTTGTGGAGGGACATCCCCATTTGATACACTGGGCCCTCCAATATTGGATGACTACTCAGATTGAGCCACTATGAACATTCTCTTAGGTATCTCTGGATCTATCGCCAGTTTTAAAAGTTACGACGTCGCCAGACAACTGGTGAAAAATGGTCATTCCGTAAAAGTCATTTTAACTGCTGGGGCCCTGGAATTCATCAAACCAGAAACATTTCGTTATCTAGGTATCGAAGCAGTTTATTTACCGACTGATGATTTCGTTCCGGGCAATCTAGCAAAGACTTCAACTGTGCTTCATATCGAACTGGTAAAGTGGGCCGATAAATTAATCATCGCACCTGCCAGTGCGAATACAATTTCTCGTCTTGCGATGGGAATCACCAATGATCTTCTCTCGAGTGTATACCTGGCCTATGGTTCCAAACCGGTACTGATGTTTCCGGCGATGAACACTCAAATGTGGCAGAACACACGCATTCAAGATCATATTAAAAATCTTCAAGCACTTCCGCAGATCGGAATCATTAATCCAGTGGCAGGACTTCTCGCTTGTGGAGATATCGGTAGTGGGAAATTTCCCGAAGTCTCAGCAGTAGTTGATCTGATTGAAACATTTGATCCGACTCTTCCTAAAAAAGAAAAGGTTGTGATCACAGCGGGTGCCACCGCCTCTCCGCTTGATCCAGTAAGATACATCACGAATCCTTCAAGTGGAGCGATGGGCATGTCAGTGGCAAAGGCCTTTCTTATGTCAGGCTACGAAGTGACAGTTCTTGCTGGTCATCAATGCACACCTGCGATTGATAACCTTTTGGGACATCCAAACTTCAAACTTCTAAAAACGCCGACCACTGAGCTGATGAAACAAGCAGCGGTTAAAGTGTTTCCAGAATCTGATCTTTATATTTCAACAGGCGCCATTGCTGATATCGAATTTGATACCGCGACGATCAAGCTTAAGAAAGAAGCGATGGGAACTTCCCTTCCCTTCAGACAGGCGGCCGACATTCTGAAAGAAATTCTTTCCATCAGAAAGAAACAAAAGATCGTGAGCTTCGCCGCTGAGACAGAAACAACGAAAGAAGTTTTTCAGGAAAAAATGAATCGCAAGCCGGTCGATCTTATGATCGGAAATAAAGTGGCCAATGGCCTCATCGGTAGTCCTGAAGTTCAAGGATTTCAAAAGGCCGAAGGCGAATACTTTTTCGTTGGGCCGGAGACAATTAAAGGTCCACTCAAACTAAGCAAACTCGAACTGGGAAAAAAACTTGTTGCCTGGTTTGAAGGCAAGATCACATGGTAACTCTCGTTCGCACGACTCAAGAACTTAATGACATTCGCTCCAAAGAAACAAGACCAGTTGGATTCGTTCCTACCATGGGAAATCTCCATCAAGGGCACATTTCTTTACTCGAGCGCGCATTAACGGAATACGAGGTAGTTTACTTCTCTATTTTCGTCAATCCTAAGCAGTTTGGGCCAAATGAGGATTTCAACCGTTACCCTCGCACACTTGAGCAGGACATAAATCTCATTGAAGAACTCACGAAGCGTTTTCCCAAGAAAGAGGTTGTCGTTTATTCTCCTAAAGACCCACAGGAAGTTTTTCCTGAGTCTAAGAATCAGAATGTTTCAGTCCTTGGATTGAGCACCATGCTGGAAGGCAAGATCCGTCCAGGGCATTTTGATGGAGTGGCAACGGTGGTATACCGCTTATTTGAATTAATGAAACCGACATCGGCCTATTTTGGCCTGAAAGATTTTCAGCAATACCTCGTCATTCGCCAGATGGTGAAAGACCTGCAGATGCCTATCAAAATTGTTGGTATGCCGATTATTCGCGAAGCTGAGGGGCTGGCCCTTTCTAGCCGTAATCAATACCTGTCTCCAGAGCAGAAATCGACTTCGCTCTTGATTTCAAGAACACTCAAAGAAATTACAAAAACGATTAATAATAAACGAGCAAATCTTTCTCAAGCGCAGACCTTTATCTCTACCCTTCTCAAGGATCCAAACTGGAACTACCTTGAAATGAGAGACGCTGAAACGCTTTCAGAAGATATTTCTCATTCTAAACAAATTACAATTCTTGCGGTTTATCAGATGGGCACAACTCGCCTGCTGGACAACACGCAAGTGGAGATTGAATGAATCACGAAGAGTTTAAACTTCCACTCGGCCAGAAGGCCTCACTTGTTTCACTGGTATGTGATAAATTTGAAAGTCATTCTACGGTTCTTGAAACAAATAATTCTCTTCGTGAATTGCGTGAACTCCTTAAAACTCTGGGCCTCATCGATGGTGAAGAATACGTCCAAAATCGTAAGCACCTGGATCCGGCAACTATGCTGGGCGAAGGTAAATTAAGCGAAATTGCGGACGCTGCCCGTGAAGAAGGCTCTTCTGTCCTGGTTTTTGACTTTGAATTAACTGCCTCTCAGGTTCGTAACATCAAGGCCATCACCAAGATGGAAGTGGTAGACCGAAATACCGTTATCCTGGAGATCTTCGCCCACCACGCACGTACAAAAGAAGCAAAAATCCAGATTGAGATCTCTCGCCTGCAATATCTTCTTCCTCGATTGACTGCCATGTGGGGTCACTTCTCTAAACAAAGAGCATCTGGTGCCGCGATCGGTGGTGAGGGTGAACAACAACTCGAGCTTGACCGTCGTATGGTGCGTGAACGTATTGAGTTCTACAAAAAGCAACTTGATGAAGTTCAAAAATCCCGCGAACAACAAAGAAAAAAGCGTCAGAACCAGGCGGTTACTGCTGCTCTGGTTGGTTACACCAACGCTGGTAAATCTTCTCTCATGAACCGCCTGTGTAAGGTGAATGTACTGGAAGAGAACAAGCTCTTCGCAACTCTTGATTCAACTTTCCGCACACTCAACCCGGATTCTAAGCCGCCGATGATTATGATTGATACGGTGGGATTTATTTCAAACCTTCCGAACACACTCATCCAAGGTTTCAAAACAACTCTTGAATCTGCTCTTGAGGCCGACCTGCTTGTCATCACTTGTGACATTTCAGATCCAAATTACCAAAAACATCTGCGCGTTACTCAAGAAGTTTTGAAAGAGCTTAAGATTGAAGAAAAGCAACAGATCATTGTCTTCAATAAAAAAGATCTATTAAATGATCCAGTTCGTGCTCGGATCATCATGAGAAACTATCCAAATTCATTTTTAGTTTCTTCTTATGATGAAGAAGATATGAAGAATCTTCGCGAGTACATCATCAATTTCTTCCTCTCAAAACAGGATCATTACGATCTATTTGTTCCTTATGAAGCGGGTGAAGCTCACTCGAGAATCAGAGGAAATGCGAACATCATTAATTCTGTTTCACATGAGCAGGGAATTTTTTATCGCATTCGAATTCCAGATTTTATTTTCCAACAACTCGGCCTCAATAATTTTATTTTGGCTCCGTCGGAAGCTAAAGACTGGGAAAATCCAACTTCAATTTAGAAAAAATTTACTTGAGTAAGTGAGCGTAATCAGATTACTCTTTTGCGCTCATGAAAAAAACACGAAACACGCTTAAACGACGATGGACTGAACGTCAGGCGAGATTGAAAGAGAAATCTTTGAACCTGGCACATCCAGTTGTGAAAGCTTCATATACTTGGTCAATTCTTTCTGAACAACTTTGTGATGTACTCGGACCCGAAGTTCATCATCAATGGTTCAAGCAAGTAAAACCTCTGGTGATCAGTCACAACGTTCTGATCCTGGAAGTTCCAAATCATTTTTCAGCACAATGGATTCACACTCACTATCATGAGCTGGTTGATGTACTACTTTCTGTGATGGATAAAAAATTAACGTCGTTTTTTATTTCTCAATCTGAACGTCATCATGCACCTCAGATCGCGACAGGGCTAACTTTAGCGGAAGGCCCCGCTACGGAAGTAAAGCGTCAATCCGAAGACGAGTAAAGTCAGGACGATCCCAACCGTAACAATGAGCTTGTCTTTATTGTTGTTCATGCACCGATTATACAGGAAATTTAATTAAGCTTTAAAAATTTTCCAAGAAGATCCGGAATTTGGAAGGGATCAAACGGGCGCTGAATTTGCCCTATAATGTTCTTAATAAAGCTCAGCTCCTCTCCCGCCTCAATCAGGACAAAGGGAAGATTCTGCATATTTTCTGAGCTCTCATACTGCTTTTTAAAGGCCTCGCCATGAGTGGCGGCGGTCTTTCCGTCCAGAATAATCATGACCGGTTTCAGATCATCCACCAGGTAGCTGAAATTCTCAGCACTTGGAAGCGTATAAAAAGGCAAATCCTTCTTCTTGAAGACTTTTTCAAGAAGACCGGTTGCGAATGTATTTTGATCGATCCAGAGGATTAAACCCACGAGCTTGTATCCTTTGACAAAGGGGGCCAGTGATTACTACCATTGGGCCATGGAAAAAGAAAAGTCAAAAATCCTCGTGAGAGACGTGCAAACTCAGCAAGTTCTGTTTGAATGTGCCATCACTGAATCAGAAAAGGCCTATCAATTTGCCGCTGAGATGGAGGAGATGGGACTAGACATCGAAGTGGTTGTACCTACTCTCGGTGAAACTCTTTCCAACTCATTAGGTCTGTCTCGCGAAGATCTTGAGAAATACAAAGAGAGCCTCGAAGAAGAAATGGATTCTCACGAAGGCTCATGCTGTTTCACAGAACCTGAAGACGATAAAATCATCCACTAAAATTTGTGTCCATAGTGAACGAACACCGAAAACGGCAGGACTGAGTAGCCGTAGAGTTCTTCGTATTCACGATCCAAAACGTTTTTAACCTGAACGCCGACCTCGTCCCTGATCCACGTTTTTTTCGCCCCAATATCTAAAACCGAATAACCGTTAAGTTTCACAGTTTGAAAATTCTCGTCTATATCCTTTCTTGATGAAAACCAGCGGCCGGTGGCATTGAGTTCAATGGTCTCAACCGGGAAATACGAAAAGCTCAGCTGGGCCATATTGTATGGGCGACGAAGGACGGGTTCTTCATTTTCACGGAATTTTTGATGAGTAAAAGTCGGAACCACTTCAAACCTGTCTGACTTCCAGCCGGCCGAAAGCTCGACCCCTTCAGCAATGAACTTGCCTTGGTTGAAATAAGCATTATCAACAAAAGAGTAATTGATAAGATTTGAAAGACGATTTTGGAAGAAGGTAATCCCCCCACTCCATTCATCGACACTTTTTCTCCAGGAAACTTCCCAGGAGTGATTTCTTTCCGGAACCAGATCCTTGTTTCCAAACACTGGAGCATATAACTGATAAAGCGAAGGTGCTTTAAATCCCTGCGAGTATTGAACTGAAAAATCTTTGTAGGCCACTCCACCAGAGCCAGTAACAAACTCTCCGTATTGAGAATGATGATCAGCGCGACCACCGGCCTGCAATTTAAAATCATTTGATTTGAAGGCACTTTGAAGAAAAAAAGAATTTAAATCAAAGCTTTTATCCACACTGGTAGTTGAACTGGTTTCGTGCTCATTAGAAACCCCAGTGAGAAATCCCCATTGAGGCAGCTCAAGGCGGTGAACAAGTTCATTCTGGTAGAGATTACCCTCGAAAGGTAGCGGTCCGGTTGATTCCATGCGGATGAAGCGTTGATTTCGATTAAGACCGTTTCTGAGTAGCAGCACGGATTGATCATTCAGTTCATAACTCGTTTTTTGCTGTACTAAATACTGATCATTAATGCTGTGATCATTTTTAGTATCAGTGGTTGCACCATCGAGTTCATTTTTCCCGTGAAGATAAGAGAATAAAAAATCAGTCTGCCATTTCTTCGCCCATTTGTGTTCCGAAGAAGAAGTGGCCTGAGTAATATCCGCACTATCTGCTTCAGTGGCATTGAAGCGTTTTTCATTCAGGCGAGAAATCCCATCTGTATGAAAACGAGTGAGAGTCACAGTTCCATTATGATCCTTTTTCTTCCAGTCTGAAGAGACCGTACCATCAATGGTTCCAAAACTTCCGCCATTAATCAGCACTCTCGTTTCAGGAGCATTTTCGCCTTTGCGGGATTTAAGTTCCACCACTCCACCCATGGCGTCTGATCCAAACAAGACCGCTTGAGGTCCTTTATGAACTGTTACATCACGAAGAAACGGTGACGTCATAAAAGCAGCATCGAACAAACGTCCCGTATTGGAACTATCATTGAGCTTTAATCCATCAAGAGTAAATCCAACATGACGGCCTTCAGTGCCTCGAATGAAAAAAGAAACTGTTCCTCCTGGCCCACCATTTTGTGTGGTCACAATTCCGGGAGTTTTTTCAATCGCAGGAGCAATCAGCGCAGTTGAAGCTGTCTCAATATCACGTTCAGGGATTTCATTGGCATCACCAAAAGTAAAGCGGTCGATGTCTTTGACGGTTTCGACTTCAATGACTTCAAGTTCTTCTTGAGCGAATACAGGAAGAGATAACAGAAAAATAAGAATCCAGAGCCTAGACATCATTTCCTCCTCGGGAATGTCTGATCTCCTGGACCGTATCTGACTTATCTCTTATGAGCTTACAGTTGCGGGACAGTGCTGGATTTTCACCGGCTTCCGGTTTGGCAGGAGTTAACTCACTTTAGCATAGAACCATCAAACTGGAATCCTATTTGTAACATGAGTTCAGGGCTGGGATTGAAGGCAAGCTGATCGACAACTAGTGGAACATAGAGAACTTGAAGTCTCACGAGTTCAAAAAAACTCACGGCGGCGGTTAATTGTACAGTCACTCCCGAGCAGGCGGCCGAAGAGACTTCCGCTAAATCAGCATCACAAGGTTTAGTCCCCAAGTTATCTCGATCGGCCAGGATGTAGCCTAAGCGTGAACCGATATGCCACTGAATCACCGCTGTATTGAGGTTCACAGGCTCATATTCAATCCCAACAAGTGGAGTTACTGCCCAGATGTCTTGTGCCCGATTAAAGAAGCTCGACATGCCGTTAAACATCAAGTGATAGGTATGCCGATAAGAGGCCGTTCGAAAAGAATCGGTAGGAATCACACGTGAGTACCCGACTTCAGGTGAACTGGCGTAAAGGGCCGACCAATAATCTTTAGGAGGAGTGTAACGAAGAAAATTCAGGGCCGGTCTGGTGATAAATGTGAGCTTTTGGTGTTGGGCCTCTGGCTGCTTTCTCACCAGAGTATTGAGCATCTTATTCAAACGTTCTTTCAAGTAGACTTTTCCATAATGGGACTGATCCTTATCCAGGCCAAGGTCTTTAAATTCAAAATCATGATTTTCCAGATAATCAAAAACAACATCAAAATCAGGTTTATCAGTGATGGGAGTGTTCTTTCGATAAACTGCAAGATCACTTAAAATTTTTAAATTAGAAGATAGTTTGCACTCCTGCTCTTTATGAAGATGCCGCTTGAAACATTGAAAGGCCTGATCTTCTGTATCCACTTTTCCAGGATTGATGGAATCAGCATCATTCATTCCCAGATAAAAATCGGAGATACGAAAATCCTCTTCAACAAAACCGAGAAAGGCATAAAGAGGTTCACTTACCAGAGGGTAATTTTTTGGATTAGTCTTAATGTGTTTTCCAAGTCCAGGTTTTGCTTCGAGACTTTTTGAAAGTTCAAATTTTCGGGCCTGCACCGTGAAATCAACTAACAGATGATAAAAGTCTTGAATGACTCCCTCATCTTTTCTCTTCACTTGTTCCACATTTTTCTTACTCACCAAGGGCGCAGAAGCATTTAAGTAATAAACCGTGTACTCCTTCCCAGGAGTCAATTTGTCCAGAACTTCGTAGGCATAACCCACGGGACCATTGTGATAAATGCCACCATCAATAAAGAGTTCGGTTTGAGTATTTGAAGAATCACATTTCTTAAAAACTTCACCAGGCCGGAGTAAACAAAACTCAACCGGATAAGGGGTGAAGGCACCGGGAAAAGCTGAAGAGGCCTGGATCAAATCAAGGAGAATGTTGATGTCACTCTGAGGAGAAGCACCCAAAGGTAAATAAGTACGAAACTGCTGCAGGCCCTCGGTTTGATAATTTTCAACAAAAGGATACTGTCCCTTGCCTCTTCCCTTAATTCGCACCATGAAGAATTCTGGTTGGCGAACGATTTCAAGACCGGGCTTAAACTCTTCCACGAGAGGTGTTCGCCTCGTGACCGCTGCACCGAAAATGATATCGCATTCTTCCCGTAGTCCTTCTCTCCATCGTTCTCTTGTTTCTGCAAAAAGTGGTTTAATTGCTTTTCTTTCTAAGAGTGAAAAGACTTTTTCATCCTTTGATTCCAACTGATCGAGTCCAATAGGAATCCACATCTTCCACAGTAAACTTTTCTCACGGTCAGTGTCGCGAAAGCCGCACATATCAAGAATGCCGAAGAGACCATTGATACTTCCCGCGGAGGCACCGAAGACCACTTTTGTATTTCGAGTAAGAGATGCTTTATCTTTTTGCAGAAGCTGATAGAAAACACCGGCCTCATAGCTACCAAGCGAAACACCTCCACTAAGAGTGAAAGCGAGCTTTTCTTCCGCCCGGATTGAAAATGAAAAGATTAGAGCGAGAAGGATTAAACACTTCATCGCGAATGAGATTAGATTACTTAATGAATTTAATCATGACGCATTTTCACTTCGACGTCGAAGTGGATTTGCGTCAACGCCGACTCCTTCGCATCGTGCGACCGTCGGCATACCGGTCTCGTTCGCTACGCTCACTTCCTGACCATAAAAAAGGGCCCGGAACCGGGCCCTTCGGAGGGGTATATATTTTAAGCGGATTTTTCTTCCAAATATTTTTCGTAATATTCTTCTTCGTCATCAATACATCTTTGGATCTCCTGATACTTCGGAGTCTCGTATGGATGAGAATGCATTTTGTTACGTTTTTGATCTTTTTGTTTTTCTACCTGGCGTTCCATTTTATCAACCACCAGATCAAGTGACTTGTACATGTTGTCAGCACAAGCTTTGGCGAAGAAATCAAACTTCGGCCCATGAACTTTAATCTCTGCCCAGTGTTCATCATTATGAACCCAGCAGAACCATTGTACGGTCGTGTTACCTTGGAAATACTTTTCAAATTTTTCTGATTTTTCGCGGATGCGCTCGTCAAGTGCGGGAGTGTGGTCTAGGTGCTTAAAAGTAATTTTTAATTTCATAAAACGTGCCTCTAAAAAATTTTGTAATCGCACACCATAAAAACTAACCAAAATTTATGTCATTATCACCTCCAGGTTTGATTACTTCTTGCGCTTCGACGAAGGAGCGATGCCCATCATCTCACGATACTTAGCAACGGTTCGGCGAGCTACTACGATATCTTTAGTACTTAAAAGTTCAGAAATTTTCTGATCTGAGAGCGGACGCTTAGGGTCTTCATTCCCGATCATTTCTTTGATTTTAAGTTTCAAGCTTTCGCCTGCGATATCAATACCGCCGTTCTTACCGCCAATACCGGCGTTAAAGAAGTATTTAAGTTCGAATGTCCCGATCGGCGTGTGCATAAACTTATTGGTCGTCACACGTGATACAGTTGATTCGTGCATGCCAATCTCGTTGGCGATGTCTTTCAGAATCATTGGTTTTAAGAAGGCAGGACCTTTTTTGAAGAACTCTTGCTGAGTGCGAACGATTGAGTTCGCCACTTTATAAATCGTCTTCTGACGGTTCTCAATGGACTTAATAAGCCACATTGCCGCACGAAGTTTGTCTTGAACGAATTCTTTTGCTTCCGCATCCGATTGCCCGCTCTTGATCAGTGATTTATAAAGATTCGAAATTCGCAGACGAGGAACACCTTCATCGTTTACCTGCACAACAAATTCGCCACCGACTTCGGCCACGAAAATATCAGGTACCACATACTGAGTTTCCTCAGAGGAGATGAGGCGTCCTGGTTTAGGATTCAGACCCATGATGATGAGTTCAGCGTCCTTCACCTTGTCTTTCGAAACTCCAAAATCTTTTGCGATTTTGGCGTAATCTTTTTTCTCGAGGTCTTTTAGATTTCTTTCAATGATAAGCTCTACCAGAGGAGAGCGCTCCTCAAGCATGCGCGCCTGAATCCCCAGACACTCTTCCAGGTTCTGAGCACCACATCCAACCGGGTCCAGGTGTTGAACCAGACCAAGCATACCAAGTGCCTCGTCACGGTCGGTGATATTTGAACGGGCAACGATTTCATCAAATGGCACTTCTAAGTAACCATCATCATCAATGTTACCAATCAAATCGAGACAGAAATTCAGATAATCTGTATCAAGGCTTTCCATACGAAGCTGCCACTCAAGGTGTTCCTGAAGTGACTGGCCTTTTGAGACCATGTTTTCGTAGCTTGGTAGATCATCCGGAGAAGTTGCTTCTTTCATGTTCGGAGAAGATGAAGAAGAACTATTAAATGATTCTGAGTAGGACTCCCAATCGAAAGTGTCTTTCGAGCCTTCGATCAGTTCAGGGCCAGAGAAGTTTTCTGCAGTGGCCTCTTGTGTTTCCATTTCTTCGCGGGTGTCTTCGGCCGGACCTGCATCCATTTCACCGTCAACTTCTTCCAGCATTGGGTTCTCAACCATTTCCTGTGAAATGAGTGTAGTCATTTCAAGGTGGGTAAGAGTCAGAAGCTTAATCGCTTGCTGAAGCTGAGGCGTGATCATTAGGCTTTGCGTTTGCTTGAGCCCTTGATGCATTTTAATCGCCATTTGAAATCCCCTACATCTTAAATTCTTCCCCTAAGTAAAACTTACGGGCAATTTCATTATTTATGATCTCGTCCGGTGTTCCGCTTACAAGTAGTTCACCGCGACTCATAATGTATGCTCGATCTACAATTCCCAGGGTTTCTCTTACGTTGTGGTCCGTAATCAAAACTCCGATGTTCTTCTGCTTCAAGCGTTTGATGATCGACTGGATGTCATGCACTGCCAGTGGATCAACTCCCGCGAATGGTTCGTCCAGAAGAACAAACTTCGGATTAAGTGCCAGCGATCTCGCAATCTCAACCCTTCTTCGCTCACCACCGGATAACTCTCGTCCTTTCGATTTACGGATGTGATCCAAACCAAAATCGCGAATAAGATCATCCAGGGCGTTCTGTCTTTCCTTATCGGAAAGATCTCTCA
Encoded here:
- the lptB gene encoding LPS export ABC transporter ATP-binding protein, translating into MNASFHARDLKKTYNGREVVKSVSIDVERGEVVGLLGPNGAGKTTSFYMMVGLVKTDRGQINLDGDDITSLPLHVRARKGIGYLPQEASVFRELSVEENIFSVLEVRDLSDKERQNALDDLIRDFGLDHIRKSKGRELSGGERRRVEIARSLALNPKFVLLDEPFAGVDPLAVHDIQSIIKRLKQKNIGVLITDHNVRETLGIVDRAYIMSRGELLVSGTPDEIINNEIARKFYLGEEFKM